The sequence below is a genomic window from Bactrocera neohumeralis isolate Rockhampton chromosome 4, APGP_CSIRO_Bneo_wtdbg2-racon-allhic-juicebox.fasta_v2, whole genome shotgun sequence.
aaacaaagtGCAAattctacatttgtttgtgcCTGTGTATAAGCGCGTATGTCTTTTTAAGCAAAACGGGATAATCTTTAGTCTTCTAACTTCTAAGTCAATTGAATTTATGGCAGCTAATAAGCTACTACCCACAAGCTACCCACAACCACCCACCAGCAATGGGGTTCACTCACTTGAAAGTGGCTCAACGACTAACGACTAATCCCACGGCGTTAAATAAACATCTATATACATTAAATTGATAGtatttacaaacacatacacacagatatatacagttatgtgaaaaataataaggacaGGGATGCAAAAACccaaaacttcaaaatattcctaGTATGCCATGAAAAATGCCGCCAGTTAAcggtatatttttttcactcattatttacataaacaaattCCGTTAGACAAACGCAAAGTATTTGCACATATTTTGGATCTAGTCATTCTGTGTTTAACATATTCAGTATTCGGTTGTGCGATTTAATGAGGACAGCGTGTCGTTTTAAGACAATAtcgaattttcttttattaaaacgtGTTTATTTGCAGAGATAAGGtaagaataatattttcagttttaatatCAATCATTTAGAAccagatttttttctttattgaataGATATCGGGAAGGGTAAGCACTGCGATCCGAAATCTCGAGAACATATTAAAAACTTGGTGAAACAGGGGAATTCGTACAGAAAAGTTGCGAATTtacttaatatttcaaaaacaatggTTGAAAAAGCAGTTAAGTGGATTCCCAAGATTGAAACACGCGGCAGGAAGCCTAAAATAACTCTGTCCACCAAAAAAAGGATAATTCACTGTGTTAAAAAGAATCCATTTATCTCAtccaaacaaattaaatgtGATTTGAATATTGATGTTGACCCGTCAACTATCCGCAAAGTGCTCATTAAGGAAAATCTCAAGTCCCGAAGTCCTAGAAAAGTGCCTATGTTATCGAAAAAGAACGTGCAACAAAGACTAAAGTTTGCTGAAGAACATGTGCTTTGGTCTAAGGAGAAATGGCGTAATATTCTTTGGTctgacgaaacaaaaataaatttgtttaattctgATCGAGGTATTCATCATGTTAGAAGACCACCAAACGCAGCTTACAATCCTAAATATACCATAAAAACCGTTAAACATGGTGGCGGAAACATTATGGTCTGGGGATCGTTTTCATACAACGGTGTGGGGCCGCTCCATCGCATACAGGGTATTATGAAGGCAACCGATTATGTAGAAATTCTTCAAGAATGTATGCTACAGTACGCTGAAGATAATATGCCCCCTAGGTGGATATTTCAGCAAGATAATGACCCCAAACACACAGCTAAGTGTACAAAAGAGTGGTTTAGGGTCAATAACATTGATGTAATGGAGTGGCCTCCGCAGTCCCCGGATCTAAATCCAATAGAAAATTTGTGGAATACAATGAAAGCGTCAATAAGAGGAAAGTGCCCAAGTAACAGCGACGAGCTTTGGCAAATTATTCAGGATTCCTGGAACGAAATCCCGGTTTCCGTCTGCCGCAATCTAGTTGATTCCATGCCGAAGCGGTGTCGATCTGTTTTAAACAACaaagaattttcaacaaaatattaaacaatttagaaatgtatttaaacacaattgaatgaaaactatttcctttttcttatttaatattgttgtttttttagttaaacTAGAAGTGtccttattttttttcacatgaTAATATCTCAGattataagaaaaatgaaaataaaataaaataatttgccaTATCTGGGTAAAACTATACAAAAAACCTTTTTCCAATTTGTTTACAATAATTTAGGTTGGTTCACTTCTTTTAATTCCCTCCCATTTTTGGATCCACATAAACTTCATTCACCGCAGGCCACtgtccttattatttttcacataactgtataaatatatgttttttgtggTGCCTACTGCCTTCCGTGCCTTCAAATGACAACCATCAATTCTGCACTGCCAATACTCGTGGCGTACactgttacaaaaacaaaaaaaagcaacaacgcaGCAAAATGAAGATGAAGGTTGATGGACGGACAGTGCTAATACAAACTAATCACTGCGCTGTGTGTTAATGCCGGGCAGCAGAGCTTGGCAGACGGCGGTTGTTGCGTTCTGTTTGCCCACACACCTGGtgaatgtaaataaaagtgTTGTGCACACACCCAACTACcacaacagaaacaaaaactaCCACACATAAAAGGTCAactaatatatcaaaaaatatggCAGGTAGGTAACAGCAGGCGACCACCGGCCCATTAGTGCGGGCGGCAGGGTGTTGATAGATTGTGTTTGCGAAATGATTAGCTGGAGCACACGGAATTGTGTGTGTGCTGTGTGTTTGGTTAGCAAACCATTTATAAGTGATTTTGGTTTAGTTAGCAGCAAGGGACGGGGCGCGCATGCTGTTGGCAGCTGGTTGCGTGTCCGTGGCGGCATGATGTCCGTGCGCCTATTGGCGAAAGAGGCAAATAAATTGGCTAATAGATTGAAGAAGCGCCACTACAACGCTGTAATGTTGCGGCAAATAGTGGTAATGTTTACAAAGGCCTTTTGCTGTGTACCCACACGTGCGCCTAAACAAATAAGCGTGCGTAATTGAATGTGGCAGCAAGATGAATTGAGCGCATCTTGCTCCTACACAGGTGTGGCAGCACGCGCAAGTGCTTTTGTGTGGTAATTTTAGGAGAAAATATTTATCTACGCCTTTCACTTCcagattaaaataattttttttcttgtaattaaGTTCATCAAATGCAAATCGTGCCTAGTTTCGTGTTACGTCCTCGATAAGCCACTTCTCTACGGGACATGAGTAAGTTCTGCGCTGTcttctaaaaaacaaatttaatgtgaGTGAGCGAGAAAAACGTTCTTTCTGGGTTTCAGTTAATCTGTATTATTAATTTGGTATAACCGCTATACtctatctatatttttattataccagtttacTTAATCGTACGTTCCTTGTAGATGTCGCTTATTGGATAACCATTAAAGCGGTATAACCGTCAGACTTTATCAGCATTAGTATTACAccagtttatttatttcacaccagtttatttgttttataccagtttatttaatttataccagtttacttaatttataccagtttatttattttataccagtttcatttttaatgatttatacCAATTGGTGCTCGATTCATCACACATTCTACTTTACTCTCTAAAATAGCCGCCCAGCTAACCCGCTGCTCCATTCTAATTTCAAAGATTTATACCAATTATTTCTGCGTTTCATCACAAGCTAAGTAGACCAGCACAAATAAGTTAACATAATAACACTTTTATAATGACTCTTCGCACACCAATTAAAatgtttcattttttaatattttattataaatttgtcAATGGACACCTACCTTCATAATTGACCTGACCGTCACCATCGATATCAGCCTCCCGGATCATTTCATCCACTTCTTCGTCTGTTAACTTTTCACCCAAGTTTGTCATGACGTGACGCAATTCAGCCGCTGAAATGAAGCCATTGCCGTCCTTGTCGAATACTCTAAAGGCTTCTCGGATCTCCTCTTCACTATCGGTATCCTTCATTTTACGTGCCATCATTGTCAAGAACTCGGGGAAGTCAATGGTGCCATTACCtgattgaaaaaatgaaaaatgagaatattattgataaaaatttttgaaaaaacagttaaataatttattatttttaaataatttattatttttaaataatttattatttctaaataatttattatttctaaataatttattattttttagtattttgttttttctatttaattattaaatttaattaaatcgtttttactaatttcatattcgtttattttatttttttacacattttatttattttttcagttattttcttaattttcttcttaaaatttttttaaagttttaaaaattttttttttctttttaatttcctttttattttcttaattttcatactcttgttttttattattgttttttattattttattaatttcttcattatttgatttttatataattttatatttattttttaattttttttttaaatttttgttcgtattttttatttatttaaattttatgcttttttttttattttttctatttaccttagttttttatctattttttttatttactttatttttaatctattttacttatttgatttttttattttttaaatattttaattttgttatcttttggtttttatattatttcatattgattttttaatttgtttcttcataattttttcttattttttatttttattgtctcatttatttatttattttatttactttattttttttttatttactttagttttatgtttttttattaatttataatttttatattttttttaactttttgtttaattcaatattttgtataattttagataataatattcgattgaattttttatattttttatttgttttttttttttttaatttatattacttgtttatttattttattttcgtattttacttttttatttatttggtgtTCGCTTCAatctttctttatatttttttatgcattttattatttttattttttcatttatttatgatttttatttatgtactttatttatttttttttatttactttagttttattttttttttagttaataattttattttattttttaacttttcgtttaatttaatattttgcataattttagataataatattcgattgaattttttattatattttatattttttatttatgtttttttaatttatattacttgtttaattattaatttttgtttttatttgattttatcgttttttaatatatgtatattattatttcatttattttacttttttatttattttatatgtatttgttatttaatttttttctttccacttatattattttttttattatattttttatattttacatgtttatttactttatatttttataatatatgacGGATCTAGAATATTCTTTGATTTTTCACTACTTTTGTCTGCCATATTTTCCTACTATTTATTTCAGGTTATGTTCTTCAATGGTACAATGCtaagaaaacaaatacatacatactttcaaACCTAATAggaccaaaaaccatttttCTACTGAATAAACACGCTTAAAAAGCAACTGAAAGCTCTTTAGTACCGTTACTTGCGTTATAATCATAGAAATCCACTCCATGTActgagaaaaaatattgtaaaaattcttgcttttcttaaaaaaaaatgttttaataaatctcactaaatattttacttaaaaaaataatttaaaaacataagtacattttttgacttttttggtttttttcttgtagcatttttaatttatttttatcggtAAAAACAACTGTCGCTGCAGCAGCAGTCATcacttgtttataaataaactcAATCGCATTTTTGCTAATGTTAAATTTAGCGCCTTTTCATTTACAAAACTGCCATACTCatttacaaaataacaacaaaaataccgCAATTGGATGCTTGAATGACAGAAAATTAATAGAAGCGGTGGGGAACAAGGAAGTCTTGTGATCATAGTGGCGGCTTTCCCCAAAAGACATGCGACCTGCCACTTGACGACGCCAACTACAACATTTGcatatcaacaccaacaacaacaaaagcaacaaaaactaaaaacagcaaaaaaaaccGGTCACACTGCACAGAAATGCAATTCCAACACAGTGGAaattttcacaacaacaacactgcatCACTATGGTTCAATTTATATGTTTAATGCATTtgtgtagaaaatattttattttggaaattaaaacaaaacaaaaaattagtaatacACCCACGCTTTATGCAAGCGCAAAATTTTGTTGtcaattattgttaaaaattattaatataatttgttgCTCAAATtaccgaaaaataaaatattttgttgcgcGCAGCTTTTTGTCGTTCATACCACAACTTTGGcgcaaaataatttcttttatgagTGAAATGCTATTTTTCGGGTCATTGCCCCACTGTGCGGCATGGCAGCGTGAAGCGCAAACGCTGTGCCTGCAATTGCCAGCGTTGTTTTTAAATTAGcgaaatgtgtgtatgtatgtaaatatatatcataGCACATAGAATTACACACACAAAATTCGCTGGCGTGAGAATTGCAGTTGTTTGAAGTGAGTACGTCGCACTGCTATAAATAACACAAGAATAATGTGTGTTAAAATTAGACGGCAACACGGCGAATGCCGAATATTTGggtaaaaatgcaaaaagtaaaaaacgcgaaatattataaaagcaaTATTGAAGAGAAATGGCAAATTAAAggcgaataaaaaataattaaaattgaaatttcgtaAAGCAATAACGggcaaatgaaaaataaagcaaGAAATTTAGTAAGAcacgaataaaaaataaaaatttttcaataactaAAGAggttacaaaaatacataacaGTAAACtagtaatacaaaaaaaaaaaaaaaaaaaataaaaaaaaaaaaaaaaaataaaaataaaaaaaaaaaaaaaaaaaaaaaaaaaaaaattaaaaaaaaaaaaaaaaaaaaaaataaaaataaaaaaaaaaaaaataaataaaaaaaaaaaaaaaaaaaaaaaaaaaaaaaaaaaaaaaaaaaaaaaaaaaaaaaaaataaaaaaaattaaaaaaataaaaaaaaaaataaaaaaaataaaaaaataaaaataaaaaaataaaaaaaaaaaaaaaaaaaaaataaataaaaaataaataaaaaaaaataaaataaaattaaaaaaactgaaaaaataaaataaaattaaaagaaaaagaaaaaactaaaaataaaaaactaaaaaaaaaataaaaatataaaacaaaaacaaaaaaagaacgcTAACTTCGGTTTCACCCTtcaccaataaaaaaatttccttacaagaacttattttgatcgatcttttgtatggcagctacatatcgctcatttgctgcaagaccggcataaatcaaaaaacgtgatttttgagttaatgatgcagaattgttcgtgacagagtgaaaaattcatatgaatacctcttatatgctccgcttgagaagagaatatgattcctgttttccgtgtaaggttggagtcagttgaaaacttttaacgcgttttctggcaaatcaatttttttgacatatgccggtcttgcagcaaatgagcgatatgtacatacatatatgcttattgatacaatctgaaatatttttttggagattgcaCCATTGTCTTAAATAATCACACAGACCAAATTTTttgcagatatctcgtcaactgAAAAAGCTtatcatacaagaactttatacCGAcagttcaatttgtatggcagctatatgctatagtgaaccgatctcaACGATTTCTTCACAGTTGGCAACAATGCCTTAGACAATAACACCTGTCAAATTTCTTGCAGATATCtcaacaaatgaaaaagcttgCCATACAAGCATTTTATACCGatagttcaatttgtatggcagctatgtatgtatgtacatatgtatgtatatgcttcttttcttgaagagaaaagaacgtgtacaaaatttcggTCCGATATCTCACAAACTGAGGGACTTATGTAGTTcgggtatatacagacggaaaaaccgacatggctaaatcgattcagcttgCCATGCAGAtctcttatatgtatgtacatatatatgtatattttagagGGCCTCCGATGTTTCCATCTacgtgttacaaacttcttgccTGTTcatgacaaaaaattcaaaaaagttaaaaaattaaaaatatttaaaaattcacaaaaatgcaaaatataaaaaaatacaaatttacactatatctaaataaaaaaatacaaaactatgTACtactaaacatacatatatttagcagCCACGTAGTAATATTGCGCTGCTTGTCAAGCTATATTGGTCCACCGACAGCAACAGTCTAACGGCCGTCTGTGCTGCAAAATTTTGGCAAGCGTCAACACCCCCTCGtgcacacctacacacacacatacacttctCTAGAGCGGCTGCAGCAGCCATAGCTTAGCATTAACAAATGTAGTGTGCAAAAAGGCGCCGCCGTAAGCGCCACGATGAGCACGTAGCCGCCAACtaaacatactatacatatgtatacatacatatgtatatagtatatatcgaCAAAATATGTGTGCAAATTAGTGAAAAATCGATTTGCTGTCTATACAGCGGgagcatatatacataactgtaCATAATTATggcaaaaatcgaattttttgttgTGGGAAATCCTCATTTGCGCCGTCTGTCTGTCGATTTCAGCTAGCTTTCTCTGGCTTTTCTTGCGCCACagtgatttttttacatataaatataatatataaatatatatttatgttatacaGATTTAGATATACTATATTCCTACTTTGTTTAGAGAACcttcttatataaatatataaatatgtacaaaaacatcTCTTTGCATAAGAgtataattataccctgatcattagaaaatattaagCTTACCACgctgtttgtaacacccaaaaacctataaattatatgtacatatatttaaatgatcagatGAATAAACtgattcgatttagccatatccgtctaaCTCtccgtctgtatgtatatacgcgagCTAGTctctcagcttttgagataccAAATCCCTCAGTTTGTGAGATAtaggtctgaaattttgcacacgtccttttctcaccaataaactgcttatttgtcgaaatcgcagatatttgacaactatagcgtatagctgccatacaaactaaacgatcgaaTTCaggtctttgtatggaaaacttttttatttcacaaggtagttttacgaaatttggcataaattattatccaaagcatgGCTACAATctgcaaagaaattgttaagatcgaaccgctatagcacatagctgccatacaaactgaacgatcggaatcaaatgcttgtggggaaaatttttttatttgacaagaaataTTCATCGAATTTGGCATGGGTAATTGTCTAAGTTAACGTTACAATCTAcgaagatattgttcagatcggaccactataacacatagctgccatacaaactaaacgatcgaaTCCaggtctttgtatgga
It includes:
- the LOC126757182 gene encoding calmodulin, whose protein sequence is MADQLTEEQIAEFKEAFSLFDKDGDGTITTKELGTVMRSLGQNPTEAELQDMINEVDADGNGTIDFPEFLTMMARKMKDTDSEEEIREAFRVFDKDGNGFISAAELRHVMTNLGEKLTDEEVDEMIREADIDGDGQVNYEEFVTMMTSK